GCATTTGCGCGTGGGGGGCAAGCCTCCTTCCGGACTGCAGGTCATGGACACGAAAGTCGCGCCTGAAACCGTCCAGGTCACGGGCCCGGCGTCCGACGTGGAGGATGTGCAGGCGGCAAATACGGAACCGTTTGACGTGCACGACGCCCGCGCCGGAACCATCGAGCACGAGCTGTCCTTGGAGTCGCCCAGTGAATATCTGGCGTTTAGCGCCAATCGGGTCGCGGCGCAGGTGCGGATCGAAGAAGTGCCGGTGACCCGCGAGTTCAAGCGGGTGGCCGTCACCGTGCGCAACACGGCACTGCGGTATCAGGTCGCGCCCGATCACGTGCGCGTCCTCGTGCGCGGACCGAAACGGCTGGTCGACGGTCTTGAGCTGGGGGATGGTGCGGTTTATATCGAGGCCGCAGGTGAAACTGCGGGTGAGCACCTGGTGAAGGTCGCTGTGGAGGTGCCGTCCGGCGTACTGCTCGTTTCGGTGGAGCCCGCGAAGGTGCAACTCACCCTCTCGAAAGGAAAACCGTCTCAACGTGAGCGCCGCTGAATCCGCTCCCATCGCACCCGCCCGGAAGCTGTTCGGAACCGATGGCGTCAGAGGTGTTGCCAACGTGGAGCCGGTGACTGCCGAAACCACGCTCCGCCTCGGGCGTGCCGTGGCCCACTTGTGCGCAAAGGACGCGACGGGGCGGCAGCGGATCGTCGTCGGCAAGGACACGCGCTGGTCGGGCGACATGTTGGAGCATGCGCTGGCGGCGGGGATCTGCTCGCTGGGCGTCGATGT
Above is a window of Candidatus Binatia bacterium DNA encoding:
- a CDS encoding CdaR family protein: MKKWLEREQLQAAWAAARTAVADPDRIRQLFTRNLALKILSLLIAFSIWFFVNFGERDTEETLKAPLELRNIPAHLMIISPKADFIDLRVSGPRALLGRIDRDRLAISLDLGGVRPGPAVFRVDADSLNLPRGVKVVRITPAQLTLELERVGHKSVPVHLRVGGKPPSGLQVMDTKVAPETVQVTGPASDVEDVQAANTEPFDVHDARAGTIEHELSLESPSEYLAFSANRVAAQVRIEEVPVTREFKRVAVTVRNTALRYQVAPDHVRVLVRGPKRLVDGLELGDGAVYIEAAGETAGEHLVKVAVEVPSGVLLVSVEPAKVQLTLSKGKPSQRERR